The Flaviramulus sp. BrNp1-15 genome includes the window AAGCAATAGTATAACTATACCAGCAAATTCATTATCGGGAGTTATCGCTATTAATGTTTTAGATGATAATATTTCTGAAGATAATGAAACCATAATCATAACACTTACAAGTACAGATAATGATGATGTTGTAGTTAATTCTGCAAAAACAGCTACTATAACAATTTCAAGTAATACGGAGTCATTTACTTTAACCCCAGAAGACACAGCTACTTATATGGTTAATCCAAATGCTACAGACGAAACCATAGCGCTATTTTATAATTTAAAAACACTATCTAAAACCAATTTTATAGTAGGTCAACAAGATGCATTTGCCGGTTTTTACAATAATAATACTGGTGATTCTGATATTAAAAAAACAACAGGTAGCGATCCTGGATTATTAGGGTCAGATTTTATGTTTATTACAGATGATAATAATGATGGTACACCTGCAAATTGGTTTTATCAACAAGAACAAATTATTACAGGAGATGCAGTAGAAGCATACAATAAAGGTATGGTAAATATTTTTGCTTGGCATTTAAGAGAACCTTATGAAGGAGATCATTTTTATACTTCTGAAATGACAGATTTTCAAAAACAAAATGCTTTCAAGAGTATTTTACCTGGAGGAAGTAATCATGACTATTATAAAGACAAGTTGCAAGTAGTTGCAGATGTTGCAAATAGTATGGTTGGTAACGATGGTAAATTAGTGCCTTTTATTTTTAGACCTTTTCATGAATTTGATGGCGATTGGTTTTGGTGGGGAGCATCATGGTGTACAGCTCAAGAATTTATTGAGTTATGGCGTTTTACAGTAGAATATTTAAGAGATACATTAAATGTAAATAATATGCTTTTTGCATTTTCTCCTGATAGAAGTTATAGTTCTGAAGCACAATATTTAAGTAGATACCCAGGTGATGCTTATGTAGATGTTTTAGGAATGGATAATTATGGAGACTTGAATAATATGGGACAATCTGGAGTAGATTCAGCTAATCAAAAATTACAAATAATAGATAAACTTGCTAAAGAAAAAGTAAAAATAGCTGCATTTACTGAAACAGGTTATTTTGTTACTCCAGGAGAAAATAATCCTATTTCTGGTTTTTATGCTAATAATTTATATCAAACAATTACTAATAATGATATAGAGATGGCTTTTATGATGTTTTGGACTAATTCACAGAACACTTATGTAACTCCTGTTCCTAGTTTGTCTAGCGCATCAGATTTTATTGAGTTTACCGATAAGCCAAAAACATTATTGCAAGACGAGTTACCAGACATGTATACCTTACCAAACTAATTTTATTATGAAAATAAACAAGTTAATATATATTATAGTTTTAGCCTTAATTTTTTCAGGTTGTAAAAGTGCACAGTACAAAAAAACAGATCGAAGTGTAGATATTGAGCAAATTACCATAGAAGATTCCAAGTTTATGAAAGGCGATAAACCTTATTATTTTGTTGGAGCAAACTATTGGTATGGTCCATTAATTGGTGCAAAAAATATAGGTGACCGAGAGCGCTTAATTAAGGAGTTAGATTTAATGAAATCTGTTGGAATAGATAATTTACGAATTTTAGTTGGAGCTGAAGGTGATGGCGGAGATTCTAGAGTGCATCCTGCTTTACAGCCAGAACAAGGTGTTTATAACGAAGATTTATTGGATGGTTTAGATTTTATGATGGCAGAAATGCGCAAAAGAAATATGTATGCGGTTTTATATCTTAATAACAATTGGATTTGGTCTGGCGGAATGAGTGAATATTTAAAATGGAATGGTTACGGAGAAGTTCCCAATCCGTTTTTAGAACAATATTCATGGGATGAGTATATGAACTACACCAAACAATTTCATAGTTGCGAACCATGTAAAGAAGCATATTACGACCACCTTAAATTTATTATTGGAAGAACAAATACTTACACAGGTTTAAAATATACTGATGACCATACAGTAATGTCTTGGCAAGTAGCAAACGAACCTAGAGTTTTGGTGTCACCAGATCATGAAGAAGCTTTTGCAGGTTGGTTAAATAAAACCGTAGCTTTAATTAAAGAGTTAGACCCAAATCACCTGGTGTCTACAGGAACCGAAGGGAAACATGGGTTTTTACAAGACATGGATATGTTTGAAAGATTACACACCAATAAAAACATAGATTATCTAGCAATGCATATGTGGCCAAAAAATTGGGGTTGGTATGATATTAATAATGAAAAAGAAACTACGCAATTATCTATTAAAAATGCATACGCATATATGGATGAACATATTGTGGTGGCAAAAAGAATGAATAAACCTATTGTGATGTCAGAATTTGGTTTTCCAAGAGAGAAAGAAAGCTTGTCTTTAGATGCATCAGTTGAAAATAGGGATGTGTTTTATAAAGCTATTGCAGATAGAATTATTGAAAGTTCAATAAATAAAGGTGTTCTAGCCGGTTTGAATTTTTGGGGCTTTGCAGGATATGCTAAAACTAATCCTAGCACCAATGGTAAATGGATTCACGGTGATGATTTTAGTGCAGATCCACCACAAGAACCCCAAGGCTTAAATTCTGTTTTTGCATCAGATGTTTCAACCTTAGAGATTATTAAACAAGCTAATAACAGTATAACTGATTAATCATCAAAAAACTCGTAATTATATACTAAAATATCTTTTGTGCCATTCTCAAGGTCTAATGTGTATTTCTTGAAAATTAATCTATTACTATCGTATTCAAATTCAGTTTCAATTTTTTGTTGACCAAAAGGGAAAATACTATTTAGAATAGTTTTAGTTACATTACCATCTAAATCATATTGATATGAAGTGTTTATTTCTTGAACTCCCATAGGATATCTAGATATAATTTTAAATTGTTGAATAAGCCCTTTATCATTTAACACATAGGTTTTGCTTGATTCAAAATCACGATTATAATATGTGTTATTAGAAATAAACATGTCTCCTTTTTCATTATACCCACTAACATAAATAGAAGGTGTATCGCCTTCAGTATTAAGGCTTGTAGCTTTTAAACCGTTGTAATGTGTAATTCTGCTAAGGGTTTTATTACCTGTTATTCTATCTTTAGTGTAAGTACTTTTTTTTACTAAATTATTTACATTGTCATAATCATATAGTATTATGTAATCTAATTTACTAAATGTGTTTGATTTATTTGATGACGTTTCCTTAATTAGGTTTCCATAGTCACCATAATTATATTCAGCAAGATGATCAATATTATTATTTGGGACTTTAGATTTTGCGTTTTGAAATTGTTTAGGTAAGGAACTGGTTAGGTTTTTAATAGATGTTTTATTGTAAACCAATCTGCCTTCTTTATCAAACTTACTAATGGTAATAATTTCTCCGTTCTTTTTAATTATTCCATTTTTGTGTTTTGTAATAGTAAGCCCTGAAACACCAAGTTTCTTTCTTAATGCTTCCTCTTTTTCTTTTTTTATCGTTTCAGGACTTATCACAGTTTGAGCGTTGACAACAAAACCGGTAAAAATTATAAAGAAAAAGAGAAAGCGTTTCATTTAAGTTATTATTTCAATTCAAAACCTGCTTCTAGAGTTGCTGTAGAACTTCCACCTACAAAAACCTTAAAATCACCAGGTTCAACTATGTAATCGCCTTGGTTATTGTAGAAACCTAATGTTTCATTGTTTAATGCGAAATTAATAGTCTTAGTTTCTCCCGCTTTTAACTCAACTAATTCAAAACCTTTTAATTCTCTAACAGGTCTTGTTACACTTCCTACAAGGTCTCTAATGTATAATTGTACAACTTCTTTTCCGTCAATATTGCTTGTGTTTGTTACATTAACAGAAACATTTACCTCGCTTCCAGTTTTAAATGATGTTCCATTAAGATTTAAGTTAGAATATTCAAAAGTTGAATAACTTAAACCGTAACCAAATGGGTATAATGGTGTTTTTTCAGAATCAATATAATGAGACCAAAATACATTATTGTCTTTATCAGTAGGTCTTCCTGTATTTTTATAATTGTAATAAATAGGTACTTGACCAACATGTCTAGGAAACGTCATAGGTAGTTTTCCGCTAGGGTTATAATCTCCATATAGAACTTGTGCAACTGCGTTTCCAGTTTGAGTACCTAATTGCCACGCTTCTACAATAGCAGGAATATGTTCATCTGCCCAACTAACTGCTAAAGGACGTCCATTGTTTAATACCAAAACA containing:
- a CDS encoding beta-mannanase, coding for MKINKLIYIIVLALIFSGCKSAQYKKTDRSVDIEQITIEDSKFMKGDKPYYFVGANYWYGPLIGAKNIGDRERLIKELDLMKSVGIDNLRILVGAEGDGGDSRVHPALQPEQGVYNEDLLDGLDFMMAEMRKRNMYAVLYLNNNWIWSGGMSEYLKWNGYGEVPNPFLEQYSWDEYMNYTKQFHSCEPCKEAYYDHLKFIIGRTNTYTGLKYTDDHTVMSWQVANEPRVLVSPDHEEAFAGWLNKTVALIKELDPNHLVSTGTEGKHGFLQDMDMFERLHTNKNIDYLAMHMWPKNWGWYDINNEKETTQLSIKNAYAYMDEHIVVAKRMNKPIVMSEFGFPREKESLSLDASVENRDVFYKAIADRIIESSINKGVLAGLNFWGFAGYAKTNPSTNGKWIHGDDFSADPPQEPQGLNSVFASDVSTLEIIKQANNSITD
- a CDS encoding glycosyl hydrolase, which codes for MKNLKKILSVLCIAVTIYSCSKDSPEDPVDQEPSKSNVSISTSTNIVTEPSANGSFLVTLSKAVNASTKVNYTITGTATNSEDYETLSNSITIPANSLSGVIAINVLDDNISEDNETIIITLTSTDNDDVVVNSAKTATITISSNTESFTLTPEDTATYMVNPNATDETIALFYNLKTLSKTNFIVGQQDAFAGFYNNNTGDSDIKKTTGSDPGLLGSDFMFITDDNNDGTPANWFYQQEQIITGDAVEAYNKGMVNIFAWHLREPYEGDHFYTSEMTDFQKQNAFKSILPGGSNHDYYKDKLQVVADVANSMVGNDGKLVPFIFRPFHEFDGDWFWWGASWCTAQEFIELWRFTVEYLRDTLNVNNMLFAFSPDRSYSSEAQYLSRYPGDAYVDVLGMDNYGDLNNMGQSGVDSANQKLQIIDKLAKEKVKIAAFTETGYFVTPGENNPISGFYANNLYQTITNNDIEMAFMMFWTNSQNTYVTPVPSLSSASDFIEFTDKPKTLLQDELPDMYTLPN